From the genome of Desulfonatronum thiosulfatophilum, one region includes:
- a CDS encoding polysaccharide deacetylase family protein: protein MLAVLMYHDVVHGGGKYANDPEVLRAHLEYVRRNHPVVLPGDPLTSGELSACLTFDDAHVGFFHFVYPMLREMGLRAMVAVSTNFILEDTAVPMEQRLGTSSRNGREGAHFQDTACFCTWKELREMQAGGVVEVACHSAGHVDLTRSGIDLEREIHGAGRKIAEHLETFPQTFVFPLGRVNPSVARVTKRFYPYCMRIGGALNRGWRNPGGLIYRLQGDGLQDERGPLRDLWKPRLRYYWNTLRLR, encoded by the coding sequence GTGCTCGCCGTCCTGATGTACCATGACGTGGTCCACGGAGGCGGCAAGTATGCCAATGACCCGGAAGTTCTGCGCGCCCACCTGGAGTACGTCCGGCGCAACCATCCCGTTGTCCTGCCCGGCGATCCCCTGACCAGCGGCGAATTGAGCGCCTGCCTGACCTTTGACGACGCCCATGTTGGTTTCTTTCATTTCGTTTATCCCATGCTGCGGGAGATGGGCCTCAGGGCGATGGTCGCGGTATCCACGAACTTCATTCTGGAGGATACCGCCGTTCCCATGGAGCAGCGCCTGGGCACGTCGTCCCGCAACGGCAGGGAGGGCGCGCACTTTCAGGATACGGCCTGTTTCTGCACCTGGAAGGAGTTGCGGGAAATGCAGGCCGGCGGCGTGGTCGAGGTGGCCTGCCACTCCGCCGGGCATGTGGACCTGACGCGCTCCGGCATTGACCTGGAGCGCGAAATTCACGGCGCCGGGCGAAAAATTGCCGAACACCTCGAAACGTTTCCCCAAACCTTTGTCTTTCCCCTGGGCCGAGTGAATCCGTCGGTTGCGCGGGTCACGAAACGGTTCTACCCGTATTGCATGCGCATCGGCGGGGCCCTGAACCGGGGTTGGCGCAATCCCGGCGGGCTGATCTATCGCCTGCAGGGCGACGGACTCCAGGACGAGCGAGGCCCGCTGCGCGACCTGTGGAAGCCGAGGCTCAGGTACTACTGGAATACCCTGCGCTTACGGTAG
- a CDS encoding glycosyltransferase family 2 protein, producing MTKHLSPNISVTILTRDAERLLTECLQALSAFPDIVLLDNGSTDATLAIAAGFANARVFQEPFTGFGPLHNRAAELAVHDWILSIDSDEILTPELAAEIAAQPLDPSCVYSFPMENYFNGRRITCCGWHPDRHVRLFHRGRTRFTDAAVHEGVITTGLREIRLHHPVRHYSYACVADFLAKMQRYSDQFALQHAGRKSSSPTKAVLHGAFAFLKSYILKRGMFHGYEGLLISAYNAHTAFYKYLKLYEANQRRARRPDVP from the coding sequence ATGACCAAACATCTTTCGCCCAACATCAGCGTCACCATCCTCACCAGGGACGCTGAACGACTCCTGACGGAATGCCTTCAGGCCCTGTCAGCCTTTCCGGATATCGTCCTTCTGGACAACGGCTCCACCGACGCCACCCTTGCCATTGCCGCCGGCTTTGCGAATGCGCGGGTGTTTCAGGAACCCTTCACCGGTTTCGGGCCGCTGCACAACCGGGCCGCGGAACTGGCCGTCCATGACTGGATTCTCTCCATCGACAGCGATGAAATCCTGACTCCTGAACTGGCAGCCGAAATCGCGGCCCAGCCGCTTGATCCGTCCTGCGTCTATTCCTTTCCCATGGAGAACTACTTCAACGGCAGGCGCATCACCTGCTGCGGCTGGCACCCGGACCGGCATGTCCGGCTCTTTCATCGGGGACGAACCCGGTTCACGGACGCCGCCGTGCACGAGGGCGTGATCACCACGGGCCTGCGGGAGATTCGCCTGCACCACCCGGTGCGCCATTACTCCTATGCCTGCGTTGCGGATTTTCTGGCCAAGATGCAGCGCTACTCCGATCAGTTCGCGCTCCAGCATGCGGGCCGCAAATCCTCCAGTCCGACCAAGGCCGTGCTCCACGGCGCCTTTGCCTTCCTGAAATCCTACATCCTCAAGCGGGGCATGTTCCACGGCTACGAGGGATTGCTCATTTCCGCCTACAACGCCCACACCGCTTTCTACAAGTACCTGAAACTCTACGAGGCCAATCAACGCCGTGCTCGCCGTCCTGATGTACCATGA
- a CDS encoding SPL family radical SAM protein has protein sequence MHNQVYAPNSSLPALPEHLRKLERIWVDKSVLHTAMTQRVLAGVGHLPVEIVDQEQRPKDYDHELGILYLKHYKGRFLRSCPGTSHYHCCGYRIVHIGENCPLSCSYCILQAYFQDRVLKVWANQEDLFGELERAFGEHPQRRLRLGTGEFTDSLTLEPLTGYSRDLVAFLSDYPQVCLELKSKVVNLSWMDQARRPDRVLPAWSMNAPHIQAGEERGSATLEERLQAARYCARSGFRVCLHFDPVIPCNDWEQGYARTVEMIADYLRPEQVAYISLGSLRFMPELKSRIMTNHPSSNYIYAEFITGLDGKQRLLRPLRVRQLRHVAHMLRRAGFEGLYLCMESDEVWQDVLECTPRKLGGLARYLMARVFGAEFSAVTE, from the coding sequence ATGCACAATCAAGTTTATGCGCCGAATTCTTCCCTGCCGGCCTTGCCGGAACATTTGCGCAAGCTGGAACGGATCTGGGTGGATAAGTCGGTCCTGCATACTGCCATGACTCAGCGGGTTCTTGCCGGAGTCGGTCATCTGCCCGTGGAGATAGTCGATCAGGAACAACGGCCAAAGGACTACGATCACGAGCTGGGCATATTGTACCTGAAGCACTACAAAGGTCGGTTTCTGCGCTCCTGTCCAGGAACAAGCCATTATCATTGTTGCGGCTACCGGATCGTGCATATCGGCGAGAATTGTCCCTTGTCCTGTTCCTACTGTATTCTCCAGGCCTATTTTCAGGATCGAGTGCTCAAGGTGTGGGCCAACCAGGAGGATCTTTTCGGGGAACTGGAGCGGGCTTTTGGCGAGCATCCGCAACGTCGCTTGCGACTGGGCACCGGGGAATTCACGGATTCGCTGACTCTGGAGCCGCTGACCGGCTACAGCCGGGATCTGGTCGCCTTCCTGAGCGACTATCCGCAGGTCTGCCTGGAACTGAAGTCCAAGGTGGTAAACCTGAGCTGGATGGATCAGGCACGACGACCCGACCGCGTTCTACCGGCGTGGTCCATGAACGCCCCCCACATCCAGGCTGGGGAGGAACGCGGCAGCGCAACTCTGGAGGAGCGGCTTCAGGCTGCGAGGTACTGCGCCCGGTCCGGGTTTCGGGTCTGTCTGCATTTTGATCCGGTGATTCCGTGCAACGACTGGGAACAAGGCTATGCCCGGACCGTGGAGATGATCGCTGATTATCTGCGTCCGGAGCAGGTGGCCTATATCAGTCTGGGCTCTTTGCGATTCATGCCGGAACTGAAGAGCCGGATCATGACCAATCATCCCAGTTCCAACTATATCTACGCCGAATTCATCACCGGACTGGACGGCAAGCAGCGCCTGCTGCGACCGCTTCGCGTCCGCCAACTGCGCCATGTGGCCCACATGTTGCGCCGGGCCGGTTTTGAAGGGCTGTATCTGTGCATGGAATCCGACGAGGTCTGGCAGGATGTGCTTGAATGTACACCCAGGAAACTCGGAGGACTGGCTCGCTATCTCATGGCTCGCGTGTTCGGTGCAGAATTCTCAGCTGTCACGGAATGA
- a CDS encoding rhomboid family intramembrane serine protease, which produces MIPLRDNIPNIKPSYGMWVIISVNTAIFILMLSLSHRELLMMTHVFGMIPARVTDPAWALEIGYAPNWFITLGTHMFLHAGFLHFFLNMWMLWIFGDNVEDVMGTVRFLIFYLLCGLGAVLFHLLFNLNSTIPVIGASGAIAGIMGAYLLLYPHARVVAFIPIFFIPYFFEVPAVVFLGIWILIQVISGVTAAIQHEGAQGIAWWAHIGGFVAGMAMIRLFQKRGACIHCTSLEQWFKDHSYSRRGS; this is translated from the coding sequence ATGATCCCGCTTCGCGACAATATTCCTAATATCAAACCGTCCTACGGCATGTGGGTGATCATTTCCGTGAACACGGCGATCTTCATTCTGATGCTCTCCCTGAGCCATCGAGAACTGCTGATGATGACCCATGTGTTCGGAATGATCCCGGCCCGGGTCACGGATCCGGCATGGGCACTGGAAATCGGTTACGCTCCCAACTGGTTCATCACTCTGGGCACGCACATGTTCCTGCATGCCGGTTTTTTGCATTTCTTCCTGAACATGTGGATGCTCTGGATCTTCGGCGACAATGTGGAAGACGTGATGGGCACGGTGCGCTTCCTCATTTTCTATCTGTTGTGCGGGCTCGGAGCGGTCCTGTTCCACCTTCTCTTCAACCTGAATTCAACCATTCCGGTCATCGGCGCCTCCGGAGCCATCGCCGGCATCATGGGCGCGTACCTGCTGCTGTATCCCCATGCCCGGGTCGTGGCGTTCATTCCCATTTTTTTCATCCCGTATTTTTTCGAGGTGCCGGCAGTGGTCTTTCTGGGAATCTGGATTCTGATCCAAGTCATATCCGGCGTCACCGCCGCGATTCAGCATGAAGGGGCCCAGGGCATTGCTTGGTGGGCGCATATCGGCGGTTTTGTCGCCGGCATGGCCATGATCCGTCTCTTTCAGAAACGCGGCGCATGCATCCACTGCACGAGTCTGGAACAGTGGTTCAAAGACCACAGCTACAGCCGTCGCGGCAGTTAG
- the coaE gene encoding dephospho-CoA kinase (Dephospho-CoA kinase (CoaE) performs the final step in coenzyme A biosynthesis.) — translation MPQSDEKHADAPLTAIAPMEAQGQRLDQFWTNQLVEQEVARAKVQVWIKEGHARINGQACTRPSRRIVRGEHLELEVVVMKSDLQPENRELRILHLDEDLVVLNKPAGLVVHPAPGLAMGTLVHRLIHHFPELSELAGARPGIVHRLDKDTTGVMVVALNESTRLRLAASFADRQVDKTYLALVHGRPRATDFIDAPIGRHPTWKTRMAVLPKGGKPAQSEYRVLWSAAHDRFSLVQVHIFSGRTHQVRVHMQHVGHPLLGDASYCPNHFRAWQKDVPGLDKLVERPMLHAWKLGFAHPQTHEPLRFQLPPPKAMTRIMLVGSRTTQRVGLTGMPGCGKSLLLENLAAIGIPVWSADMAIAELYKPGQDGWELLRRRFGDRFIADRNSQVDKRALLQALRETPHLRHELEAMIHPLARHRLECFWEKHRGARVAVAEVPLLLETGWTSGFDLLVGLACDAHRRKAWLCEKRGWNEELLADVESWQWPEAKKLRACHLIVENPGTPDQLQRRAEALTGILRRLRRRKVRRLLSKINGLVNPKQ, via the coding sequence ATGCCCCAAAGTGATGAGAAACATGCTGACGCCCCTTTGACGGCCATCGCTCCCATGGAGGCCCAAGGTCAGAGGCTGGACCAGTTCTGGACGAATCAACTCGTCGAGCAGGAAGTTGCCAGGGCCAAAGTTCAAGTCTGGATTAAAGAAGGGCACGCCAGGATCAACGGCCAGGCATGCACCCGTCCGAGCCGGCGGATTGTCCGCGGAGAACACCTGGAACTGGAAGTGGTCGTCATGAAGAGCGACTTGCAGCCGGAGAACCGGGAACTCCGGATTCTTCACCTTGACGAAGACCTCGTAGTATTGAACAAGCCCGCTGGTCTGGTGGTCCATCCCGCACCCGGACTGGCTATGGGCACGCTGGTTCATCGCCTGATCCATCATTTTCCCGAGCTGAGCGAACTCGCGGGAGCCAGGCCCGGGATTGTCCACCGCCTGGACAAGGACACCACCGGAGTGATGGTAGTGGCCCTGAATGAATCGACAAGGTTGCGGCTGGCGGCTTCCTTTGCCGATCGTCAAGTCGACAAGACATATCTGGCTCTGGTCCACGGCCGCCCCCGGGCCACGGATTTCATTGACGCTCCCATCGGCCGCCATCCGACCTGGAAGACGAGAATGGCGGTTCTTCCCAAAGGCGGTAAACCGGCCCAAAGCGAATACAGGGTGTTATGGTCAGCCGCCCATGACCGCTTCAGCCTTGTGCAGGTGCACATCTTCAGCGGCCGGACCCATCAGGTGCGGGTGCACATGCAGCATGTCGGCCACCCATTGCTGGGTGATGCGTCCTACTGCCCAAACCATTTCCGCGCCTGGCAGAAAGATGTTCCCGGCCTCGACAAGCTCGTCGAGCGGCCCATGCTCCACGCCTGGAAACTGGGTTTCGCTCATCCCCAAACCCACGAGCCGCTGCGCTTTCAACTCCCTCCTCCCAAGGCCATGACCCGAATCATGCTTGTCGGTTCCAGAACCACCCAGCGCGTCGGCCTGACAGGCATGCCCGGCTGCGGCAAAAGCCTGCTTCTGGAGAATCTGGCCGCAATCGGCATTCCGGTTTGGAGCGCGGACATGGCCATCGCGGAACTGTACAAGCCGGGGCAGGACGGCTGGGAATTGCTCCGGCGGCGCTTCGGCGACAGGTTCATTGCCGACCGGAACTCCCAGGTGGACAAGCGGGCTCTGCTGCAAGCTTTGCGTGAAACGCCCCATCTGCGGCACGAACTCGAAGCCATGATCCACCCCCTGGCCAGGCATCGCCTGGAATGCTTCTGGGAGAAACATCGTGGCGCCCGGGTGGCCGTGGCCGAAGTGCCCTTGCTTCTGGAAACCGGATGGACGTCCGGTTTTGATCTTCTCGTTGGTCTTGCGTGTGATGCGCATCGGCGCAAAGCGTGGCTATGTGAGAAGCGGGGATGGAATGAAGAGCTGCTGGCAGATGTGGAGTCCTGGCAATGGCCTGAAGCCAAAAAACTGCGGGCCTGTCATCTGATCGTGGAGAATCCGGGCACCCCTGATCAACTCCAGCGGCGCGCAGAGGCCCTGACCGGCATCCTGCGCCGGCTGCGTCGCCGAAAGGTACGTCGGCTGCTGAGCAAAATTAACGGCCTGGTTAATCCCAAACAGTAG
- a CDS encoding SIMPL domain-containing protein, with the protein MSESPLKLFVAALLIAVGLSFGGYFIGQGFIEGRLNDRFVTVRGLAETEVQANLAIWPMRFVATGNNLAEVHAQLTADANKIVQFFVRHGLPENSIELQSLEVTDLLAQAYRSGPLDSRFILTQILVARTENVDLIAAASQKVSELVDVGVVLSAEYGSSGPVYLFTGLNDVKPEMIAEATVNARLAAEQFAADAGSRLGGIRRATQGLFQILPRDNAPDTMEHKQINKTLRVVTTVEYYLTE; encoded by the coding sequence ATGTCCGAATCCCCGCTCAAGCTTTTCGTCGCTGCGCTGCTGATCGCCGTCGGGTTGTCCTTTGGCGGCTATTTTATCGGACAGGGATTTATTGAAGGCCGCCTCAACGACCGTTTCGTAACGGTCAGGGGCCTTGCTGAGACGGAAGTTCAGGCCAACTTGGCAATATGGCCGATGCGTTTCGTGGCAACCGGCAACAATCTGGCGGAGGTTCACGCCCAACTGACCGCGGACGCAAACAAAATCGTCCAGTTCTTCGTCCGCCACGGTCTGCCCGAAAACTCCATTGAGCTGCAATCCCTGGAAGTGACGGATCTTTTGGCGCAAGCCTACCGTTCCGGCCCCTTGGATTCGCGCTTCATCCTGACCCAGATCCTCGTCGCCCGCACGGAAAACGTGGATCTCATTGCGGCTGCCAGCCAAAAGGTCAGCGAACTGGTGGACGTCGGCGTGGTTTTGAGTGCGGAGTACGGTTCAAGCGGTCCTGTCTATTTGTTCACCGGACTCAACGACGTCAAGCCGGAAATGATCGCTGAAGCCACGGTAAATGCCCGTCTTGCCGCCGAGCAGTTTGCCGCCGACGCCGGCAGCCGTTTGGGCGGCATCCGCCGGGCCACGCAAGGACTTTTCCAGATCCTGCCTCGGGACAATGCCCCGGATACAATGGAACACAAGCAGATCAACAAAACCCTGCGCGTAGTGACCACCGTGGAGTACTATCTCACGGAATAG
- a CDS encoding SurA N-terminal domain-containing protein, with amino-acid sequence MLDAIRRNAQSWGVKVIFGIIILVFVFWGVGSFRSERGNVLAEINESPLLLEDFQRVYRQTVENLRRENPGINIDELERMDMRGQIFGQMVNAKLMEQEAARLNLSVSTQELRQAIYDLEVFHDQEQQFDPVAYRAVLRAYNLTPAQFEADFRRDLKIQRLQEFITLPAAVSDQEVRDLFTFAREEVVLSYLSFPWNHELAEQFEITEEAVEAHYQANLNAFQIPARMRIAYLNITPSALADPTAVTREEILDYYNARSHEYTRPEQVWARHILITPSDATEEAENQARDQLLALLVRIQGDENFEDLAREYSEDASAAQGGDLGWFGRGEMIAEFEDAAFELQAGQISSPVRSPFGWHLIQVEERREESTIPLEEVAATIRARLAEEHALEVMTDALDVAMEQVIVGSPLDQIAEQLDLEVQESNFFAMGQSPAGLNLNPEAVAVLFGLDDQEITQTPILMADGYLLAQRIDHEPQRVRTLDEVRDRVVTQLRLELAKDAAQGRAESVLDQIRADTDEAYSPDDLQRSSAFGRQGFIPGLGFNTDLASESFAAAVGEWLPEVYQIQDAFIVARLEERFPPTEEQWAEESDMWRQSLLESRQNEFLQAFVGELQRKADIRIVRPDIISPAR; translated from the coding sequence TATTATCCTGGTCTTTGTTTTCTGGGGTGTGGGCAGTTTTCGCTCAGAGCGCGGCAATGTCCTGGCGGAAATCAACGAAAGCCCGCTTTTGCTGGAGGATTTTCAACGGGTCTACCGGCAGACCGTGGAAAATCTGCGCCGGGAAAATCCAGGGATCAATATTGACGAACTGGAGCGCATGGACATGCGCGGCCAGATCTTCGGCCAGATGGTCAATGCCAAGCTCATGGAACAGGAGGCTGCACGCCTGAATCTGAGTGTTTCCACCCAGGAGCTGCGTCAAGCCATTTACGATCTTGAAGTTTTTCACGACCAGGAACAACAATTTGATCCTGTTGCCTACCGGGCGGTCCTGAGAGCGTACAACCTCACTCCGGCTCAGTTTGAAGCGGATTTCCGCAGGGACCTGAAGATTCAGCGTCTTCAGGAGTTCATTACTCTGCCGGCCGCGGTTTCCGACCAGGAGGTCCGCGACCTTTTCACCTTTGCCCGAGAAGAGGTTGTGCTGAGCTACCTCTCGTTTCCCTGGAACCATGAGCTGGCGGAACAGTTTGAGATCACCGAGGAAGCCGTTGAAGCTCATTATCAAGCCAATTTGAACGCCTTCCAGATTCCCGCCCGCATGCGCATCGCCTACCTGAACATCACTCCTTCGGCCTTGGCCGACCCCACAGCCGTGACCCGGGAAGAAATTCTGGACTACTATAATGCCAGATCCCATGAATACACCCGACCTGAACAGGTATGGGCCAGACACATCCTGATCACCCCTTCTGATGCAACCGAGGAAGCCGAGAATCAGGCTCGCGATCAGCTGCTCGCCTTGCTGGTCCGGATCCAGGGCGATGAGAACTTCGAGGACTTGGCCCGCGAATATTCCGAGGACGCCAGCGCTGCCCAGGGCGGAGATCTGGGCTGGTTCGGACGCGGAGAAATGATTGCCGAATTCGAGGATGCGGCCTTCGAACTCCAGGCCGGGCAAATCAGTTCTCCCGTGCGAAGCCCCTTTGGATGGCACTTGATCCAGGTGGAGGAACGTCGCGAAGAAAGTACTATCCCCCTGGAAGAGGTCGCGGCGACAATCCGGGCCCGACTGGCCGAAGAGCATGCCCTGGAGGTTATGACCGACGCCCTGGATGTGGCCATGGAACAGGTGATTGTCGGATCTCCGCTGGATCAGATAGCTGAGCAGCTCGACCTCGAGGTCCAAGAATCGAATTTTTTCGCCATGGGGCAGTCTCCTGCCGGTCTCAATCTGAATCCCGAAGCGGTGGCCGTCCTGTTCGGGCTTGATGATCAGGAAATCACCCAAACGCCAATCCTGATGGCCGACGGTTATCTGCTGGCACAACGAATCGACCATGAACCTCAGCGGGTCCGGACGCTGGATGAAGTCCGCGATCGCGTCGTCACGCAACTCCGCCTGGAACTTGCCAAGGATGCGGCGCAAGGCAGAGCTGAAAGCGTTCTTGATCAAATTCGCGCGGACACTGATGAAGCCTATTCTCCCGACGATCTGCAGCGCAGTTCCGCCTTTGGACGGCAGGGATTCATCCCCGGACTCGGCTTCAACACGGATCTGGCCTCTGAATCTTTTGCCGCTGCCGTGGGTGAATGGCTGCCGGAAGTATACCAGATCCAGGATGCCTTCATTGTTGCCAGGCTTGAGGAACGTTTTCCTCCCACCGAAGAACAATGGGCCGAAGAGAGCGACATGTGGCGCCAGTCCCTGCTCGAATCCAGGCAGAACGAGTTCCTGCAGGCCTTTGTCGGAGAGTTGCAGCGCAAGGCTGACATCAGGATCGTTCGTCCGGACATTATTAGTCCTGCCAGATAG